One genomic segment of Gossypium arboreum isolate Shixiya-1 chromosome 3, ASM2569848v2, whole genome shotgun sequence includes these proteins:
- the LOC108465082 gene encoding plant UBX domain-containing protein 7 isoform X2: MEGMLSASDKQSMVSSFLEIAVGQTAETAMQFLQATSWKLDEALQLFYVGNEGGVVGTASESPAVENVDSWVDQNSGELKESGNSDVGPIGGEEVRPPLPVVRETLYDDASLYGASRLGLPPQQSSSLIAFRNFDEEMKRPGVWESDEGASSTVDAPRDNLASLYRPPFHLMFQGPFEKAKAAASVEDKWLLVNLQSTKEFSSHMLNRDTWGNEAVSQTVSTNFIFWQVYDDTSEGRKVCTYYKLDSIPVVLVIDPITGQKMRSWFGMVQPESLLEDLVQFMDGGPRDYHATLSHKRPRGSSVTPQQKIKVSTDETNEDKEMLRAIAASMENAKDSIKTTEDDKVSSTTEEESCLTKKPAYPPLPEEPKGDRNLLCRVGVRLPDGRRVQRNFLRTDPIQLLWSFCYSQLGEAESKPFRLTQPIPGASKSLDYDSKLTFEESGLANSMILVAWE; encoded by the exons ATGGAGGGAATGTTGTCTGCGAGTGATAAGCAGAGCATGGTTTCCTCCTTTCTCGAGATCGCCGTTGGTCAAACTGCAGAAACCGCCATGCAGTTTTTGCAA GCAACTAGCTGGAAGCTGGATGAAGCTCTTCAGCTGTTTTATGTCGGTAATGAAGGTGGTGTAGTTGGAACGGCTTCTGAGTCTCCAGCAGTGGAAAACGTAGATTCTTGGGTTGATCAAAACTCTGG TGAGTTGAAGGAGTCTGGAAACAGTGATGTTGGACCCATTGGTGGAGAGGAAGTACGCCCTCCTTTACCTGTAGTAAGGGAGACTCTTTATGATGATGCATCGTTATATGG AGCTTCAAGATTAGGATTACCTCCCCAACAGTCGAGTTCGTTAATTGCATTCCGTAATTTTGATGAGGAAATGAAACGGCCCGGGGTTTGGGAATCAGATGAAGGTGCTTCTTCCACGGTAGATGCTCCTCGGGATAATCTTGCCTCTTTATATCGTCCTCCTTTTCATCTGATGTTCCAGGGACCATTTGAAAAGGCAAAAGCTGCTGCATCTGTTGAGGACAAGTGGCTCCTTGTCAACTTGCAATCTACCAAGGAGTTCAGCTCACATATG CTTAATCGAGATACTTGGGGAAATGAAGCTGTTTCTCAAACTGTTAGCACCAACTTTATTTTCTGGCAG GTATATGATGACACAAGCGAGGGGAGGAAAGTTTGCACCTATTACAAACTAGATTCAATTCCCGTAGTGCTGGTTATTGACCCAATCACAGGACAGAAAATGCGCTCCTGGTTTGGAATGGTTCAACCTGAGAGTTTGCTGGAG GACCTGGTTCAATTCATGGATGGTGGCCCAAGGGATTATCATGCAACTCTGTCTCATAAACGTCCAAGAGGAAGCTCAGTTACTCCGCAACAAAAAATTAAAG TGTCAACAGATGAAACCAATGAAGATAAGGAAATGTTGAGAGCAATAGCGGCTTCTATGGAGAATGCGAAAGACTCTATTAAAACAACTGAAGATGATAAAGTATCATCCACAACTGAGGAAGAATCATGCTTGACTAAGAAGCCTGCATATCCTCCTCTACCTGAAGAACCTAAGGGTGACAGGAACCTCTTATGTAGGGTTGGAGTCCGACTTCCTGATGGGCGCAGAGTACAGAGAAATTTTCTCCGAACTGATCCAATACAG CTACTGTGGTCATTCTGCTATTCTCAACTTGGTGAAGCTGAATCAAAGCCATTCCGCCTGACTCAACCAATTCCAGGAGCTTCGAAATCTCTGGATTATGATAGCAAATTAACATTTGAGGAGTCGGGGCTTGCCAATTCTATGATCTTAGTTGCGTGGGAATGA
- the LOC108465082 gene encoding plant UBX domain-containing protein 7 isoform X3 has translation MEGMLSASDKQSMVSSFLEIAVGQTAETAMQFLQATSWKLDEALQLFYVGNEGGVVGTASESPAVENVDSWVDQNSGELKESGNSDVGPIGGEEVRPPLPVVRETLYDDASLYGASRLGLPPQQSSSLIAFRNFDEEMKRPGVWESDEGASSTVDAPRDNLASLYRPPFHLMFQGPFEKAKAAASVEDKWLLVNLQSTKEFSSHMVYDDTSEGRKVCTYYKLDSIPVVLVIDPITGQKMRSWFGMVQPESLLEDLVQFMDGGPRDYHATLSHKRPRGSSVTPQQKIKVSTDETNEDKEMLRAIAASMENAKDSIKTTEDDKVSSTTEEESCLTKKPAYPPLPEEPKGDRNLLCRVGVRLPDGRRVQRNFLRTDPIQLLWSFCYSQLGEAESKPFRLTQPIPGASKSLDYDSKLTFEESGLANSMILVAWE, from the exons ATGGAGGGAATGTTGTCTGCGAGTGATAAGCAGAGCATGGTTTCCTCCTTTCTCGAGATCGCCGTTGGTCAAACTGCAGAAACCGCCATGCAGTTTTTGCAA GCAACTAGCTGGAAGCTGGATGAAGCTCTTCAGCTGTTTTATGTCGGTAATGAAGGTGGTGTAGTTGGAACGGCTTCTGAGTCTCCAGCAGTGGAAAACGTAGATTCTTGGGTTGATCAAAACTCTGG TGAGTTGAAGGAGTCTGGAAACAGTGATGTTGGACCCATTGGTGGAGAGGAAGTACGCCCTCCTTTACCTGTAGTAAGGGAGACTCTTTATGATGATGCATCGTTATATGG AGCTTCAAGATTAGGATTACCTCCCCAACAGTCGAGTTCGTTAATTGCATTCCGTAATTTTGATGAGGAAATGAAACGGCCCGGGGTTTGGGAATCAGATGAAGGTGCTTCTTCCACGGTAGATGCTCCTCGGGATAATCTTGCCTCTTTATATCGTCCTCCTTTTCATCTGATGTTCCAGGGACCATTTGAAAAGGCAAAAGCTGCTGCATCTGTTGAGGACAAGTGGCTCCTTGTCAACTTGCAATCTACCAAGGAGTTCAGCTCACATATG GTATATGATGACACAAGCGAGGGGAGGAAAGTTTGCACCTATTACAAACTAGATTCAATTCCCGTAGTGCTGGTTATTGACCCAATCACAGGACAGAAAATGCGCTCCTGGTTTGGAATGGTTCAACCTGAGAGTTTGCTGGAG GACCTGGTTCAATTCATGGATGGTGGCCCAAGGGATTATCATGCAACTCTGTCTCATAAACGTCCAAGAGGAAGCTCAGTTACTCCGCAACAAAAAATTAAAG TGTCAACAGATGAAACCAATGAAGATAAGGAAATGTTGAGAGCAATAGCGGCTTCTATGGAGAATGCGAAAGACTCTATTAAAACAACTGAAGATGATAAAGTATCATCCACAACTGAGGAAGAATCATGCTTGACTAAGAAGCCTGCATATCCTCCTCTACCTGAAGAACCTAAGGGTGACAGGAACCTCTTATGTAGGGTTGGAGTCCGACTTCCTGATGGGCGCAGAGTACAGAGAAATTTTCTCCGAACTGATCCAATACAG CTACTGTGGTCATTCTGCTATTCTCAACTTGGTGAAGCTGAATCAAAGCCATTCCGCCTGACTCAACCAATTCCAGGAGCTTCGAAATCTCTGGATTATGATAGCAAATTAACATTTGAGGAGTCGGGGCTTGCCAATTCTATGATCTTAGTTGCGTGGGAATGA
- the LOC108465082 gene encoding plant UBX domain-containing protein 7 isoform X4: protein MEGMLSASDKQSMVSSFLEIAVGQTAETAMQFLQATSWKLDEALQLFYVGNEGGVVGTASESPAVENVDSWVDQNSGELKESGNSDVGPIGGEEVRPPLPVVRETLYDDASLYGASRLGLPPQQSSSLIAFRNFDEEMKRPGVWESDEGASSTVDAPRDNLASLYRPPFHLMFQGPFEKAKAAASVEDKWLLVNLQSTKEFSSHMFSDAVCFKLNRDTWGNEAVSQTVSTNFIFWQVYDDTSEGRKVCTYYKLDSIPVVLVIDPITGQKMRSWFGMVQPESLLEDLVQFMDGGPRDYHATLSHKRPRGSSVTPQQKIKVSTDETNEDKEMLRAIAASMENAKDSIKTTEDDKVSSTTEEESCLTKKPAYPPLPEEPKGDRNLLCRVGVRLPDGRRVQRNFLRTDPIQNGHW from the exons ATGGAGGGAATGTTGTCTGCGAGTGATAAGCAGAGCATGGTTTCCTCCTTTCTCGAGATCGCCGTTGGTCAAACTGCAGAAACCGCCATGCAGTTTTTGCAA GCAACTAGCTGGAAGCTGGATGAAGCTCTTCAGCTGTTTTATGTCGGTAATGAAGGTGGTGTAGTTGGAACGGCTTCTGAGTCTCCAGCAGTGGAAAACGTAGATTCTTGGGTTGATCAAAACTCTGG TGAGTTGAAGGAGTCTGGAAACAGTGATGTTGGACCCATTGGTGGAGAGGAAGTACGCCCTCCTTTACCTGTAGTAAGGGAGACTCTTTATGATGATGCATCGTTATATGG AGCTTCAAGATTAGGATTACCTCCCCAACAGTCGAGTTCGTTAATTGCATTCCGTAATTTTGATGAGGAAATGAAACGGCCCGGGGTTTGGGAATCAGATGAAGGTGCTTCTTCCACGGTAGATGCTCCTCGGGATAATCTTGCCTCTTTATATCGTCCTCCTTTTCATCTGATGTTCCAGGGACCATTTGAAAAGGCAAAAGCTGCTGCATCTGTTGAGGACAAGTGGCTCCTTGTCAACTTGCAATCTACCAAGGAGTTCAGCTCACATATG TTTTCTGATGCTGTGTGTTTTAAGCTTAATCGAGATACTTGGGGAAATGAAGCTGTTTCTCAAACTGTTAGCACCAACTTTATTTTCTGGCAG GTATATGATGACACAAGCGAGGGGAGGAAAGTTTGCACCTATTACAAACTAGATTCAATTCCCGTAGTGCTGGTTATTGACCCAATCACAGGACAGAAAATGCGCTCCTGGTTTGGAATGGTTCAACCTGAGAGTTTGCTGGAG GACCTGGTTCAATTCATGGATGGTGGCCCAAGGGATTATCATGCAACTCTGTCTCATAAACGTCCAAGAGGAAGCTCAGTTACTCCGCAACAAAAAATTAAAG TGTCAACAGATGAAACCAATGAAGATAAGGAAATGTTGAGAGCAATAGCGGCTTCTATGGAGAATGCGAAAGACTCTATTAAAACAACTGAAGATGATAAAGTATCATCCACAACTGAGGAAGAATCATGCTTGACTAAGAAGCCTGCATATCCTCCTCTACCTGAAGAACCTAAGGGTGACAGGAACCTCTTATGTAGGGTTGGAGTCCGACTTCCTGATGGGCGCAGAGTACAGAGAAATTTTCTCCGAACTGATCCAATACAG AATGGGCATTGGTGA
- the LOC108465082 gene encoding plant UBX domain-containing protein 7 isoform X1, whose amino-acid sequence MEGMLSASDKQSMVSSFLEIAVGQTAETAMQFLQATSWKLDEALQLFYVGNEGGVVGTASESPAVENVDSWVDQNSGELKESGNSDVGPIGGEEVRPPLPVVRETLYDDASLYGASRLGLPPQQSSSLIAFRNFDEEMKRPGVWESDEGASSTVDAPRDNLASLYRPPFHLMFQGPFEKAKAAASVEDKWLLVNLQSTKEFSSHMFSDAVCFKLNRDTWGNEAVSQTVSTNFIFWQVYDDTSEGRKVCTYYKLDSIPVVLVIDPITGQKMRSWFGMVQPESLLEDLVQFMDGGPRDYHATLSHKRPRGSSVTPQQKIKVSTDETNEDKEMLRAIAASMENAKDSIKTTEDDKVSSTTEEESCLTKKPAYPPLPEEPKGDRNLLCRVGVRLPDGRRVQRNFLRTDPIQLLWSFCYSQLGEAESKPFRLTQPIPGASKSLDYDSKLTFEESGLANSMILVAWE is encoded by the exons ATGGAGGGAATGTTGTCTGCGAGTGATAAGCAGAGCATGGTTTCCTCCTTTCTCGAGATCGCCGTTGGTCAAACTGCAGAAACCGCCATGCAGTTTTTGCAA GCAACTAGCTGGAAGCTGGATGAAGCTCTTCAGCTGTTTTATGTCGGTAATGAAGGTGGTGTAGTTGGAACGGCTTCTGAGTCTCCAGCAGTGGAAAACGTAGATTCTTGGGTTGATCAAAACTCTGG TGAGTTGAAGGAGTCTGGAAACAGTGATGTTGGACCCATTGGTGGAGAGGAAGTACGCCCTCCTTTACCTGTAGTAAGGGAGACTCTTTATGATGATGCATCGTTATATGG AGCTTCAAGATTAGGATTACCTCCCCAACAGTCGAGTTCGTTAATTGCATTCCGTAATTTTGATGAGGAAATGAAACGGCCCGGGGTTTGGGAATCAGATGAAGGTGCTTCTTCCACGGTAGATGCTCCTCGGGATAATCTTGCCTCTTTATATCGTCCTCCTTTTCATCTGATGTTCCAGGGACCATTTGAAAAGGCAAAAGCTGCTGCATCTGTTGAGGACAAGTGGCTCCTTGTCAACTTGCAATCTACCAAGGAGTTCAGCTCACATATG TTTTCTGATGCTGTGTGTTTTAAGCTTAATCGAGATACTTGGGGAAATGAAGCTGTTTCTCAAACTGTTAGCACCAACTTTATTTTCTGGCAG GTATATGATGACACAAGCGAGGGGAGGAAAGTTTGCACCTATTACAAACTAGATTCAATTCCCGTAGTGCTGGTTATTGACCCAATCACAGGACAGAAAATGCGCTCCTGGTTTGGAATGGTTCAACCTGAGAGTTTGCTGGAG GACCTGGTTCAATTCATGGATGGTGGCCCAAGGGATTATCATGCAACTCTGTCTCATAAACGTCCAAGAGGAAGCTCAGTTACTCCGCAACAAAAAATTAAAG TGTCAACAGATGAAACCAATGAAGATAAGGAAATGTTGAGAGCAATAGCGGCTTCTATGGAGAATGCGAAAGACTCTATTAAAACAACTGAAGATGATAAAGTATCATCCACAACTGAGGAAGAATCATGCTTGACTAAGAAGCCTGCATATCCTCCTCTACCTGAAGAACCTAAGGGTGACAGGAACCTCTTATGTAGGGTTGGAGTCCGACTTCCTGATGGGCGCAGAGTACAGAGAAATTTTCTCCGAACTGATCCAATACAG CTACTGTGGTCATTCTGCTATTCTCAACTTGGTGAAGCTGAATCAAAGCCATTCCGCCTGACTCAACCAATTCCAGGAGCTTCGAAATCTCTGGATTATGATAGCAAATTAACATTTGAGGAGTCGGGGCTTGCCAATTCTATGATCTTAGTTGCGTGGGAATGA